The Euphorbia lathyris chromosome 8, ddEupLath1.1, whole genome shotgun sequence genome has a window encoding:
- the LOC136203664 gene encoding calmodulin-like protein 2: MARLIGDLMQVFGVTKSPPPSINPNPKTSNHNNKSDEFMIRALTAVFGMKNDGKIKAERARQVVEKLGLMYAGEEEGVLTVAGEEEEVAAEEVMSGLELEGSRKRKELLEEAFKIFDENGNGFIEANEVKRVLECLGLDKGWELSEIEKMMRVVDLNLDGMVDFHEFELMMMS, from the coding sequence ATGGCGAGATTAATCGGAGATCTAATGCAAGTATTCGGAGTAACAAAATCTCCTCCACCTTCCATAAATCCAAATCCAAAAACCTCAAATCACAACAACAAATCCGACGAATTCATGATCAGAGCATTAACCGCAGTATTCGGAATGAAAAACGACGGCAAAATCAAGGCAGAAAGAGCCCGGCAAGTAGTAGAAAAGCTCGGTCTGATGTACGccggagaagaagaaggagtgTTGACCGTCgccggagaagaagaagaagtggcGGCGGAGGAAGTGATGAGTGGATTGGAATTGGAAGGATCGAGAAAGAGGAAGGAGTTGTTAGAGGAAGCTTTTAAGATATTTGATGAGAATGGGAATGGATTTATTGAAGCAAATGAGGTTAAGAGAGTTCTTGAATGTCTTGGCCTTGATAAAGGTTGGGAATTGAGTGAGATTGAGAAGATGATGAGAGTTGTTGATCTTAATTTGGATGGGATGGTTGATTTTCATGAGTTTGAGTTAATGATGATGTCTTGA